Below is a genomic region from Delftia tsuruhatensis.
ACAGATAGACGGCGACGCCGCGCAGCACGAACTCCCACCACGGGACCGACATGGAAAACATGGCCTCTCCTTACAGGCCGGCAGGCCTGGGGTCAGTATCATGGCCCGCCTGTCCTCCATCAAGAACCCGGTCGCTCCAAAGCGGCCGCGACTGACATGCTCCATCACCGTTCCGTCGCCGGGAATGCCGCCATGAGCGGTGTCTGCCCCTGCGGTCGCCAGGATGCCAAGGGCCGAGGCCTGGCCTTCGAGGCCTGCTGCGGTCGCTTCCTGGGCCATTTCGACGACTGTCCCGCCCCCGATGCCGAGGCGCTGATGCGCTCGCGCTACAGCGCCTTCGTGTGCGAGGATGCGCCCTATCTGCTGGCCACCTGGCATCCAGGCCACCGGCCGGCTGCGCTGGAGTTCGAGCCAGGGGCCAAATGGCTGGGCCTCACCGTCAAGGACTTCCGCGAGACGGGTGAAGGCCGTGCCGAGGTGGAGTTCATCGCGCGCTACCGTATCGCCGGGCGCGCCGTGCGCCTGCACGAGCGCAGCCGTTTCATTTTCGAAGGCGGGCGCTGGTCCTATCTGGATGGCGATCAGTTCTGAGCCGCAGGGCGGCAGCGGCGGTCCGCTGTGGCGGCTCCAGCAGCGCCAGCGGCTGCTGCTGTCCATCGCATCGCGTGGCTCGTCCGAGGTGGCGGCCCTCGTCATTCCCGGTGTCTTGGTCTGGCTGCAGCGGCGGGAAACGGGCGTGTTCCAGGTGCCGTTGCTGCTGTGGTGGCTGGGCATGGCGCTCATCGCCTGCGTTTTCGTGGTGCTGCGGCGCCGGCTGCGACGGGACCTGTGCACGGCGGTGCCGGTGCCATCGCAGCTGTACGTGCAGCTGGCGCTCTGGGAACGGATGATGGGCCGCATGGCCCTGCTCAATGCAGGCGCCTGGGCGCTGGTCATCCCGCTCACCCACGCGGGTGACCATGAGCTGCGCCTGTTCATCTATCTCGTGCTCTGCGCGGTGGTGGCTTCCGCCGCCATGTTCCTGGCCCCGGCCGCGGCCTTGTTCTGGCGATTCTTCGCGGTGCTGTTCGGCGCCATGCTGCTGGCCGTGGCCTGGTACTTCCCGCACAGGGGGCCCTACCTGCTGGCGCTGCTGATGCTCTATGGCGCCATCATCGTGCGCCATGCGTGGGGGGCGCGCCAGCTCATGCTCCAGCAATGGACCCAGGAGCGCGAACGCCAGTTGCTGGCCGAGCGCTATCTCGCGGCCAAGGAACAGGCCGAGCAGGCGCTGGAGGCCAAGAGCCGCTTCCTGGCGGCTGCCAGCCATGACCTGCGCCAGCCGCTGCACGCCCTGGGCCTGCTGGTGGAGACCGCCCGCCAGCGCAATGCCGACGGTGCGCTGGCCCGCGTGCTCGACGATGCCCAGGCCTGCGCCCACTCCCTGGGCACCATGTGCAACGACCTGCTGGACCTCTCCCGCCTGGAAAGCGGGGGCTGGGAGTTGCGCATGCAGGTGGTGGACCTGGGCATCCTGCTGGGCGATGCGGCCCGGCTCTTCGCGGCGGAGGCCGGCCAGCGCGGGCTGGCGCTGCGCTGGCGCGTGGCCCGTGGCATGGCAAGCCATGTGCGCGTCGATGAGGCATTGATGCGGCAGATGGTGTTCAACCTGCTGCACAACGCCCTGCGCTATACCCCGCAGGGCGGCGTGTTGCTTGCTGCCCGCGTGCGCGCGGGCGGCTGGCGCATCGAGGTCTGGGATACTGGACTGGGCATTGCCGCCGAGGACCGGCCCCATGTGTTCGCCCCCCACTTTCGCGCCCGTACGGGGTGGGAGGCCCGGCGCGGCGCGCCGCCTGGCGTGACGAGCCAGGGCCTGGGCCTGGCCGTCGTGGCTGCCGCGGCCCGGCGCATGGGGCTGGAGCATGGCTTGCTGTCCACGCCGGGGCGGGGTTCCTGCTTCTGGTTGCAGCTGCCGCCCAGCCTCAATGTGCGGCACGAACCGACCCCGGCACGGGTGGCTGGCGCGGAGCCGCAACGTCCCGCACTGCAAGGCCTTTGCTGGGTGGTCGATGGCGATGCGCCGGCGGCGCAGGCCCTGGCCGGCCTGCTGCGCGATTGGGGCCTGCAGGTGGAGGTGGCCGACTCGGGCCGTCAGGTCGACGCCTGGCAGCGGGCGGGCCGGCATCCGGACTTCATGCTCTGCGGCCACCGGCTGGCCGGTGGTGAAGACGGCTTCGTGCTGCTGCAGTCCGCGCTGGCGAAGGCACCGCGGGCCGCAGGAGCCCTGCTCAGCGCAGAGCCATCGCCCGCGCTGCTGGAGCAGGCCCAGGAGCTGGGCTACCTGCTGTTGCGCAAACCCGTGGCGCCGCAGGCGCTGCTGGCCGTGCTGCAGCGCAGCCTGTCCGGGGCGGGAGGCTGAACCGTATCCGTCGCAGGCACGCAGGGTGACAGCTCCAGCGCGATGCCCTGCATGCGCGTGATGGCATCGATGCGGCTTTTCACGCCCAGGCGCTGCAACGCGCCCGCCACATGCTCCTTGACGGTGTGCGGGGACAGGTGCAGCAGCTGGGCGATGCGAGGGTTGGGCAGGCCGCGCAGCACCAGGTCCAGCACCTGGG
It encodes:
- a CDS encoding YchJ family protein, with the translated sequence MSGVCPCGRQDAKGRGLAFEACCGRFLGHFDDCPAPDAEALMRSRYSAFVCEDAPYLLATWHPGHRPAALEFEPGAKWLGLTVKDFRETGEGRAEVEFIARYRIAGRAVRLHERSRFIFEGGRWSYLDGDQF
- a CDS encoding hybrid sensor histidine kinase/response regulator, whose protein sequence is MAISSEPQGGSGGPLWRLQQRQRLLLSIASRGSSEVAALVIPGVLVWLQRRETGVFQVPLLLWWLGMALIACVFVVLRRRLRRDLCTAVPVPSQLYVQLALWERMMGRMALLNAGAWALVIPLTHAGDHELRLFIYLVLCAVVASAAMFLAPAAALFWRFFAVLFGAMLLAVAWYFPHRGPYLLALLMLYGAIIVRHAWGARQLMLQQWTQERERQLLAERYLAAKEQAEQALEAKSRFLAAASHDLRQPLHALGLLVETARQRNADGALARVLDDAQACAHSLGTMCNDLLDLSRLESGGWELRMQVVDLGILLGDAARLFAAEAGQRGLALRWRVARGMASHVRVDEALMRQMVFNLLHNALRYTPQGGVLLAARVRAGGWRIEVWDTGLGIAAEDRPHVFAPHFRARTGWEARRGAPPGVTSQGLGLAVVAAAARRMGLEHGLLSTPGRGSCFWLQLPPSLNVRHEPTPARVAGAEPQRPALQGLCWVVDGDAPAAQALAGLLRDWGLQVEVADSGRQVDAWQRAGRHPDFMLCGHRLAGGEDGFVLLQSALAKAPRAAGALLSAEPSPALLEQAQELGYLLLRKPVAPQALLAVLQRSLSGAGG